In Paenibacillus algicola, a genomic segment contains:
- a CDS encoding glycoside hydrolase family 13 protein, whose product MNKAYWKESVIYEIYPRSFMDSDGDGVGDLAGLISKANYIQDLGVDTVWLTPIYASPNVDYGYDISDYYEIQPEYGTMDDFKRLVHEMHERGIRVLMDLVLNHTSDQHPWFQQSRSAADNPYRDYYIWRPANSDGGPPNNWTSYLGTPAWTWDDQAEQYYLHLYNARQPDLNWDYPPLRQQMYKMMRFWLELGIDGFRLDAINSLSKDQRFPDTNQEKLQANGDIFTKNGPHIHTYLQEMNEEVFSHYPIFTAGEASKVRNQDVLMYTHPARHEMNMILSPEAATLGRSREDEFQSQNWTLEDLRSVLSRWQKDIGEDGGWFGIYVSNHDQQRMVDTFGDPETYRVESAKMIATLLMTLRGTPFIFQGEELGMIHNPLLQEIGDFKDQQSLSYYQLMVEERGEDKEKIMQRIRRQSRDHARTPLPWNESDQGGFTTGQPWLPVHPKHQELHTELQTQDPHSVLNYYKSIIRLRKEHETLVYGDFKWVLEDHRQILAYMRWMEDEAWLVLLNFTGEEAGYELSCAEVAWAEQAVFVIGSYRDHSDCTTGLERNGRLLPYEAVVYRASGMRE is encoded by the coding sequence ATGAACAAAGCGTATTGGAAGGAAAGCGTGATCTATGAAATTTATCCTCGCAGCTTTATGGACAGCGATGGAGATGGAGTCGGTGATTTGGCGGGACTAATCTCTAAAGCGAATTATATTCAAGATCTGGGAGTGGATACGGTATGGCTCACGCCAATCTATGCTTCTCCCAATGTAGATTACGGCTATGACATTTCCGACTATTACGAGATCCAGCCCGAATATGGCACAATGGACGACTTCAAGCGGCTTGTCCACGAAATGCATGAGCGGGGAATCCGGGTGCTTATGGATTTAGTGTTAAATCACACCTCGGATCAGCATCCCTGGTTTCAGCAGTCCCGCTCAGCAGCAGACAACCCGTATCGAGACTATTACATATGGCGTCCCGCCAACAGTGATGGCGGCCCTCCTAACAACTGGACCTCTTATCTCGGGACTCCAGCCTGGACCTGGGATGATCAGGCAGAGCAGTATTATTTGCACCTGTACAATGCCAGACAGCCGGACCTGAACTGGGATTATCCTCCGCTGAGGCAGCAGATGTACAAGATGATGAGATTTTGGCTGGAGCTCGGCATTGACGGTTTTCGTCTGGATGCCATAAACTCATTGTCCAAGGATCAGCGGTTTCCGGATACCAATCAGGAGAAGCTTCAGGCGAATGGTGACATTTTCACTAAAAACGGACCTCATATTCATACCTATCTGCAGGAAATGAATGAGGAGGTGTTCAGTCATTACCCTATTTTTACAGCTGGAGAGGCATCGAAGGTAAGAAATCAAGATGTGCTGATGTATACTCACCCCGCCCGGCACGAAATGAATATGATTTTATCTCCGGAAGCAGCAACCTTAGGACGTTCTCGGGAGGATGAGTTTCAGAGCCAGAACTGGACCTTAGAGGACCTGCGAAGTGTCTTAAGCCGATGGCAGAAGGACATCGGGGAAGATGGGGGCTGGTTCGGCATCTATGTCAGCAACCATGATCAGCAAAGGATGGTGGATACCTTTGGAGACCCGGAGACATACCGGGTGGAATCGGCCAAAATGATCGCTACGCTGCTGATGACGCTGCGAGGTACGCCTTTTATTTTTCAGGGAGAAGAGCTAGGTATGATTCACAATCCCTTGCTGCAGGAGATCGGGGATTTCAAGGATCAGCAATCTCTGTCGTACTATCAGTTGATGGTTGAGGAGCGCGGAGAAGACAAAGAGAAGATCATGCAGCGAATCCGCCGTCAATCAAGGGACCATGCCAGGACGCCGTTGCCGTGGAACGAAAGTGATCAAGGCGGGTTTACCACGGGGCAGCCATGGCTGCCGGTGCATCCCAAGCACCAAGAGCTTCACACGGAGCTGCAAACACAAGATCCTCATTCCGTACTGAATTACTATAAATCGATCATCCGGCTGCGGAAGGAGCACGAGACCCTCGTCTACGGCGATTTCAAATGGGTGCTGGAGGATCACCGCCAAATCCTAGCTTATATGCGCTGGATGGAGGATGAGGCATGGCTGGTCCTGTTGAACTTTACGGGAGAGGAAGCCGGCTATGAACTCTCCTGTGCTGAGGTGGCATGGGCAGAACAGGCTGTCTTTGTCATCGGAAGCTACAGGGATCACAGCGATTGTACGACGGGTTTGGAGCGTAATGGACGTCTTCTGCCTTATGAAGCGGTTGTTTACCGGGCAAGTGGTATGAGAGAATGA
- the asnS gene encoding asparagine--tRNA ligase codes for MTTKSVISQVHQHAGETVRIGAWIQNKRSSGKIQFLQLRDGTGYIQGVVVKSEVSEQLWNDAKSLTQESSLYVTGIIREEPRSQSGYEMTITEIEIIHITENYPITPKEHGVDFLMDHRHLWLRSQKQRAVMVIRAEIIRAVQQYFDNNGFTLVDPPILTPTSAEGTTNLFHTKYFEEDAYLTQSGQLYMEAAAMALGKVYSFGPTFRAEKSKTRRHLIEFWMIEPEMAFTDHEESLKVQEAFISHVVQSVVKNCRKELEAIGRDVAKLEVIQAPFPRITYDEAISFLQSEGHEISWGEDFGAPHETAIAEKYEKPVFITHYPAAIKAFYMKPDPNRPEVVLCADMIAPEGYGEIIGGSQRIDDPKLLEERFKEHELSMENYQWYMDLRTYGTVPHSGFGLGLERTVAWICGLDHVRETIPFPRTLYRLYP; via the coding sequence ATGACCACCAAAAGTGTAATTTCTCAAGTTCATCAGCATGCAGGAGAGACCGTAAGGATTGGAGCCTGGATTCAGAACAAGCGATCCAGCGGCAAGATCCAGTTTCTGCAGCTGCGGGATGGAACCGGATATATTCAGGGTGTCGTTGTCAAAAGTGAAGTGTCAGAGCAGCTATGGAATGATGCGAAGAGTCTGACTCAGGAAAGCTCGCTATACGTGACCGGCATCATTCGGGAAGAGCCGCGCAGTCAGTCCGGCTATGAAATGACAATTACCGAGATCGAAATTATTCATATTACAGAGAATTATCCAATTACTCCGAAAGAGCATGGCGTAGACTTCCTGATGGATCACCGCCATTTGTGGCTTCGCAGCCAGAAGCAGCGCGCCGTCATGGTTATTCGGGCAGAGATTATCCGCGCGGTGCAGCAATATTTTGACAATAACGGCTTTACATTGGTGGACCCTCCAATTCTGACGCCGACATCGGCAGAGGGAACGACCAATTTGTTTCACACGAAATATTTTGAAGAGGATGCTTATTTGACGCAGAGCGGTCAGCTGTATATGGAAGCCGCTGCGATGGCGCTGGGTAAAGTGTACTCCTTCGGTCCGACGTTCCGTGCTGAGAAATCCAAGACGCGCAGACACTTGATTGAGTTCTGGATGATCGAGCCGGAAATGGCGTTTACGGATCATGAGGAAAGCCTCAAGGTCCAGGAAGCGTTTATCAGCCATGTTGTGCAATCAGTCGTCAAGAACTGCCGCAAAGAGCTGGAAGCGATCGGTCGGGACGTGGCGAAGCTGGAAGTCATCCAGGCTCCATTCCCGCGAATTACGTATGATGAAGCGATTTCCTTCCTTCAATCAGAGGGCCATGAAATTTCCTGGGGCGAGGATTTTGGAGCGCCGCATGAAACTGCGATTGCTGAGAAGTATGAGAAGCCAGTGTTTATTACTCATTATCCTGCCGCAATTAAAGCCTTCTATATGAAGCCGGATCCGAATCGTCCTGAGGTTGTACTATGTGCGGATATGATTGCCCCAGAGGGCTATGGCGAGATTATTGGCGGATCTCAGCGGATTGATGATCCCAAACTGCTGGAGGAACGCTTCAAGGAGCATGAGCTGTCCATGGAAAACTATCAGTGGTACATGGACCTTAGAACCTATGGTACCGTGCCGCATTCCGGTTTTGGCCTGGGACTGGAGCGGACTGTAGCCTGGATTTGCGGATTGGATCACGTGCGTGAAACTATTCCGTTCCCTCGAACGCTTTACAGGCTGTACCCTTGA
- a CDS encoding serine hydrolase domain-containing protein, whose protein sequence is MMDFKKLRHEMAEVDLRSCLISCRGELQFQYYRDAAAEKEPAKINSCTKSILSALICIAMDQKILPGAGTPVSTFFPQLAASEDRDKAEMTLEHLLTMSSGISWTEFGGPKSFPRMTRSPDWIQFVLEQPLCEVPGSRFEYNSGNSQVLSGILMKASGLPTAVFAEEQLFRPLGIEQYAWEMDPQGVHTGGYGLKLTPKSLLHFGQLYLQKGCFDGTQLISERLLQQSIEPRMATEPPRSGHYAWHWWVDTFRDERSEGSGFGQGVELSYYYARGFGGQFVYVIPQLETVVVLTEDKRKKDRHKIDIFRQWIVPLLVQEMHIS, encoded by the coding sequence ATGATGGATTTCAAGAAGCTAAGGCATGAGATGGCAGAGGTGGATCTGCGAAGCTGCCTCATTAGCTGCAGAGGAGAGCTGCAATTCCAGTATTACCGGGATGCGGCTGCAGAAAAGGAGCCGGCCAAAATCAATTCCTGTACGAAGAGCATTCTGTCCGCGCTAATTTGTATCGCTATGGATCAAAAGATTTTGCCGGGAGCAGGCACGCCGGTCTCGACATTTTTTCCACAGCTTGCAGCGTCGGAAGACAGGGACAAAGCGGAGATGACGCTGGAGCATCTCTTGACGATGTCGTCCGGCATCAGCTGGACTGAATTTGGCGGTCCCAAATCATTTCCGCGAATGACGAGATCCCCCGACTGGATTCAATTTGTGCTGGAGCAGCCGCTGTGTGAGGTGCCGGGTAGCCGGTTTGAATATAATTCGGGTAATTCTCAGGTGCTGTCTGGAATTCTGATGAAGGCGTCGGGGCTGCCTACGGCTGTTTTTGCAGAGGAGCAGCTTTTTCGTCCACTCGGAATTGAACAATACGCGTGGGAAATGGATCCGCAAGGGGTGCATACCGGCGGCTACGGACTGAAGCTGACACCGAAGTCACTGCTGCATTTCGGCCAGCTGTATTTGCAAAAAGGGTGCTTTGACGGGACTCAGCTCATCTCAGAGCGTCTGCTGCAGCAGTCTATAGAGCCCAGGATGGCCACAGAGCCGCCGCGCTCCGGGCATTATGCCTGGCATTGGTGGGTGGACACGTTTAGGGACGAGAGGAGCGAAGGTTCTGGCTTCGGACAAGGGGTAGAGCTGTCCTATTACTATGCCCGCGGCTTCGGGGGGCAATTTGTGTATGTCATTCCCCAGCTGGAGACCGTTGTTGTTCTTACGGAGGATAAGCGGAAGAAAGACCGCCATAAGATCGATATTTTCCGTCAATGGATTGTGCCGCTGCTGGTGCAGGAAATGCATATATCATAA
- a CDS encoding acetate/propionate family kinase yields the protein MKILVINAGSSSLKYQLYNMNDESVLAKGLVERIGMDSSILTHKPAGKQEVSEVSEILEHITAIRKVLSMLTHEEHGVIASIEEIQAVGHRVVHGGEAFKASALVDDAAKAEIRRLFDLAPLHNPASMMGIKAAETNMPNVPQVVVFDTAFHQTMPEKSYLYAIPRVLYNKYKVRRYGAHGTSHEYVSQAAATFLDKPIEELKIITCHIGNGASVTAVQGGQSVDTSMGMTPLEGLMMGTRSGDLDPAIVPYVMNKEELSVSEVNSMLNKHSGLLAISGVSSDMREITEGMDKGEANATLAFEMYEYRLRKYIGSYAAAMNGVDVLVFTAGVGENSVVLRQKVLEQLTFLGVKLDAELNAIRSGEPRRISAPDSRVEVLVIPTNEELVIARDTHNIVTAANQQ from the coding sequence GTGAAAATATTAGTCATTAACGCGGGAAGCTCTTCCCTGAAATATCAGCTGTACAATATGAATGATGAATCGGTTCTGGCCAAAGGCCTGGTGGAAAGAATCGGGATGGATTCTTCAATATTGACGCACAAGCCTGCAGGGAAGCAGGAGGTCAGTGAGGTTAGTGAAATTCTGGAGCATATTACCGCGATCCGTAAGGTGCTGAGCATGCTGACCCATGAGGAGCATGGTGTGATTGCTTCTATTGAAGAGATTCAGGCGGTCGGCCATCGTGTGGTACACGGCGGTGAAGCCTTTAAGGCGTCTGCGCTCGTGGATGATGCTGCCAAAGCCGAGATTCGTCGCTTGTTTGATCTGGCGCCGCTGCACAACCCTGCCTCGATGATGGGGATCAAGGCTGCCGAAACTAACATGCCGAATGTGCCTCAGGTTGTCGTATTTGATACGGCCTTCCATCAGACAATGCCTGAAAAATCTTACCTGTACGCCATTCCAAGAGTTCTTTATAATAAGTATAAAGTCCGCCGTTACGGCGCTCATGGCACGTCCCACGAATATGTAAGCCAAGCGGCTGCGACGTTCCTGGACAAGCCTATTGAGGAGCTCAAAATCATCACCTGCCATATCGGAAACGGGGCTTCCGTCACGGCTGTGCAGGGCGGTCAGTCTGTAGATACCTCCATGGGCATGACGCCGCTGGAAGGTCTTATGATGGGAACACGCAGCGGTGATTTAGATCCTGCGATCGTACCTTATGTAATGAATAAAGAAGAGCTGAGCGTTAGCGAAGTCAATTCCATGCTGAACAAGCACAGCGGCCTGCTGGCGATTTCCGGTGTGAGCAGTGATATGCGGGAAATTACCGAGGGCATGGATAAGGGCGAAGCCAATGCGACACTGGCGTTCGAGATGTATGAATATCGTCTGCGTAAATATATCGGCTCTTATGCCGCGGCCATGAATGGAGTCGATGTGCTTGTATTTACGGCAGGTGTAGGCGAGAATTCCGTAGTTCTTCGTCAAAAGGTGCTGGAGCAGCTGACCTTCCTTGGCGTCAAGCTGGATGCAGAGCTGAACGCCATTCGTTCCGGAGAACCGAGACGGATTTCTGCACCGGATTCCCGTGTAGAGGTGCTCGTGATTCCGACGAATGAAGAGCTGGTTATTGCCAGGGATACCCATAACATCGTAACAGCGGCTAATCAACAGTAG
- a CDS encoding cation transporter codes for MLSVVVSASVLFGGWFLYRHYALQNPIAQVLSQYEGVNDSQIDIKRNTVTLKLDLQPETDLRDLVSQIQKEGKSVIDQRELMIEVADHSSDVLNEWWDSAMLSVAQAMDNRQYTDIQTALNQLADQRPNLKAVAQIDDQNVYVSLSDGTSGKFIILPRHPGTMEVWNHA; via the coding sequence TTGCTGTCAGTTGTCGTTTCGGCTTCCGTGCTTTTTGGAGGCTGGTTTCTGTACCGTCACTATGCTCTTCAGAATCCTATTGCTCAAGTCCTGTCACAATATGAGGGAGTCAATGACTCTCAGATAGATATTAAACGCAATACGGTCACTTTGAAACTCGATTTACAGCCAGAAACCGATCTTCGGGATTTGGTGTCCCAGATCCAGAAGGAAGGTAAAAGCGTCATTGACCAGCGGGAGCTGATGATCGAGGTGGCTGATCATTCCTCGGACGTGCTGAATGAGTGGTGGGACAGCGCCATGCTCTCCGTCGCCCAGGCTATGGATAACCGGCAGTATACCGATATTCAAACCGCATTGAACCAGCTGGCCGATCAAAGGCCGAACCTGAAAGCGGTCGCGCAAATTGATGATCAGAACGTGTATGTCAGCCTGTCCGATGGAACCTCGGGCAAGTTTATAATCCTGCCGCGTCATCCCGGCACAATGGAGGTATGGAATCATGCCTAA
- a CDS encoding DnaD domain-containing protein, with the protein MANQRQPQEQVQSSSQAWADGAAAGMQQGVTLLPYALLRNYRRAGLSDRECMLLIHLLSFQQNEQNAFPSLEELQAVTGTPMEAIAEQLQKLMKAQWITIDEFRDPNAGIQYERYNLQGVYEKLAALLSSQQSSPPEMMPKPGQRFSEESRAAEAWPPAEQPVKEERNLFRIFEREFGRPLSPMELETISGWLDQDRYPDELILLALKEAVFAGKVHFRYIDRILLEWSRNRVRNAEEAKAYAQKFRNIGR; encoded by the coding sequence ATGGCGAACCAAAGACAGCCACAGGAACAGGTACAGAGCTCTTCCCAAGCTTGGGCTGACGGTGCCGCAGCGGGAATGCAGCAGGGCGTTACGCTGCTTCCGTATGCTTTATTGCGGAATTATCGAAGAGCCGGTCTTAGCGACAGGGAGTGTATGCTGCTCATTCATCTGCTGTCGTTTCAGCAGAATGAACAGAATGCATTTCCATCCCTGGAAGAGCTTCAGGCAGTGACCGGCACGCCGATGGAGGCGATCGCAGAGCAGCTGCAGAAGCTCATGAAGGCGCAGTGGATCACCATTGATGAATTCAGGGATCCGAACGCCGGCATTCAGTATGAGCGTTACAATCTGCAAGGAGTCTATGAGAAGCTTGCGGCGCTGCTGTCTTCACAGCAGTCCTCCCCGCCGGAGATGATGCCTAAGCCAGGCCAGCGCTTCTCGGAAGAGTCTCGTGCCGCAGAGGCCTGGCCGCCTGCTGAGCAGCCCGTGAAGGAGGAACGTAATCTGTTCCGGATATTTGAACGGGAGTTTGGCCGCCCCTTGTCTCCCATGGAGCTGGAGACGATCTCGGGCTGGCTGGATCAGGATCGCTATCCTGATGAGCTGATTCTGCTCGCGCTGAAAGAAGCCGTATTCGCGGGCAAGGTTCATTTCAGGTACATCGACCGGATTTTGCTGGAATGGAGTCGGAATCGGGTGCGCAATGCCGAAGAGGCCAAAGCCTATGCCCAGAAGTTCCGTAACATCGGCAGGTAA
- a CDS encoding 3-hydroxyacyl-CoA dehydrogenase family protein, with the protein MYFKKIGVIGGGTMGQGIAEMLAAKGLDVMLVEKTPEKLEYSYHMIETSLDKQLERWGITQAEKKLILGRIQKVTHFAELGTCDMVIETITEDLDAKRAVFEQLDQVCPAHIILASNTSSLSLTELASSTMYPERVIGMHFIHPVSKVDLVEIIRGLKTSENTFTETKRFVEEVVEKKGIMVYESPGFVSSRMICLLINEALHLLQEGVASPEDIDDAMRIGYSFQHGPLEMADRFGLDSVLAALQRMFREFGELKYRPSIVLKKMVRAGHLGVKTGEGFFKYDKDGDRL; encoded by the coding sequence ATGTACTTCAAAAAAATCGGCGTAATCGGCGGAGGGACGATGGGCCAGGGCATTGCTGAAATGCTTGCCGCTAAAGGCCTCGATGTCATGCTGGTTGAGAAAACGCCAGAAAAGCTTGAGTACTCTTATCATATGATTGAGACCAGTCTGGATAAGCAGCTGGAGCGCTGGGGAATTACCCAGGCAGAGAAGAAGCTTATTCTGGGCCGCATTCAGAAGGTGACGCATTTTGCGGAGCTGGGGACCTGTGACATGGTTATCGAAACGATTACAGAGGATCTGGATGCTAAGAGAGCCGTATTTGAGCAGCTGGACCAGGTTTGCCCGGCTCACATTATACTTGCCAGCAATACCTCCTCGCTCAGCTTAACCGAGCTGGCCAGCTCAACCATGTATCCCGAGCGGGTCATTGGCATGCACTTTATCCATCCGGTATCGAAGGTCGATCTGGTCGAAATTATCCGGGGTCTCAAAACCTCTGAAAATACCTTTACTGAAACCAAACGCTTCGTAGAAGAGGTAGTGGAGAAAAAAGGCATCATGGTTTACGAGTCCCCGGGCTTTGTATCAAGCCGCATGATCTGCCTCCTGATCAATGAAGCACTCCATCTTCTGCAGGAGGGTGTTGCTTCGCCAGAGGATATTGACGATGCCATGCGGATCGGCTACAGCTTCCAGCACGGACCACTGGAAATGGCAGATCGGTTCGGCCTGGACTCTGTACTGGCAGCACTGCAGCGGATGTTCCGGGAATTTGGCGAGCTTAAGTACCGTCCATCCATTGTATTAAAAAAGATGGTGCGTGCAGGTCATCTGGGTGTCAAGACCGGAGAAGGCTTCTTCAAGTATGATAAGGACGGTGACCGGCTGTGA
- a CDS encoding amidohydrolase produces MTPRKQVIKNGTFAVLEEGKTVISGYMLIEDDIITYIGEEEPQIDEGTEVMDGSHLLFLPGLINTHGHTAMSLLRGYGDDLALQVWLQEKMWPMEGKFTAQDVYWGTSLSVLEMLKGGTTTFLDMYDHMDQVAAVTKQSGMRAVLTRGVIGLCSPEEQQRKLNEAVDFAKSWHGKADGRITTMISPHAPYTCPPDYIEKFVQASIDLDLPMHTHMSETRNEVEQNVKDYGVRPVEHLLKLGMFSRPSLIAHGVHLTDEEISILAAHQVGVSHNPGSNLKLASGIARVPELLKAGVKVSLGTDGPASNNNLDMFEEIRLAALIHKGVSGDPTAVPAAEALRMGTEYGADSLFLNQVGRLKAGMKADFIALDTDQPHFLPYSDFISHAVYSASAKDVKHVWVDGRQLVKNGACLTLDEEKIRREAQLAFEALLTQ; encoded by the coding sequence ATGACACCGCGGAAGCAGGTCATTAAGAACGGCACCTTTGCCGTGCTGGAGGAAGGAAAGACTGTCATTTCGGGATACATGCTCATCGAGGACGATATCATTACGTATATCGGGGAAGAGGAGCCGCAAATCGATGAGGGAACCGAGGTCATGGACGGCAGCCATTTGCTGTTTTTACCGGGATTGATTAATACTCATGGACATACAGCGATGTCGTTGCTGCGAGGTTATGGTGATGATCTGGCGCTCCAGGTATGGCTGCAGGAGAAAATGTGGCCAATGGAAGGGAAGTTTACGGCCCAAGACGTCTATTGGGGTACCTCTCTTTCCGTTCTTGAGATGCTGAAGGGCGGCACGACGACCTTCCTGGATATGTATGATCATATGGATCAAGTGGCGGCTGTGACGAAGCAATCTGGAATGCGGGCGGTGTTAACACGCGGGGTGATCGGCCTGTGCTCACCGGAAGAACAACAGAGAAAGCTGAACGAGGCGGTTGACTTCGCCAAATCCTGGCATGGAAAAGCGGATGGACGAATTACAACGATGATTTCTCCACATGCCCCGTATACCTGCCCGCCGGACTATATTGAGAAATTTGTACAGGCTTCCATCGATCTGGATCTGCCGATGCATACCCATATGAGTGAGACCCGCAATGAAGTAGAGCAAAATGTGAAGGATTACGGTGTCCGGCCGGTGGAGCATCTTCTGAAGCTGGGCATGTTCTCCCGGCCTAGCCTGATTGCCCACGGCGTACATCTTACCGATGAGGAGATCAGCATTCTAGCCGCGCATCAGGTCGGCGTCTCTCATAATCCCGGTAGTAATCTGAAGCTGGCGAGCGGCATTGCCCGTGTACCGGAGCTCCTGAAAGCGGGAGTGAAGGTATCTCTCGGTACAGACGGTCCGGCGAGCAACAACAACCTGGATATGTTTGAAGAAATTCGACTCGCTGCTCTGATTCACAAGGGCGTCAGTGGAGATCCTACTGCTGTTCCTGCTGCAGAGGCGCTGCGAATGGGCACCGAATATGGAGCGGATTCCTTGTTCCTGAACCAGGTGGGACGTCTGAAGGCAGGCATGAAAGCAGATTTCATTGCACTGGACACGGATCAGCCGCATTTTCTGCCATACAGTGACTTTATCTCTCATGCCGTTTATTCTGCCTCGGCGAAGGATGTAAAGCATGTATGGGTGGATGGCAGACAGCTCGTGAAGAATGGAGCTTGCCTGACCCTGGACGAAGAGAAGATCCGCAGGGAAGCACAGCTAGCCTTCGAGGCTCTCTTGACCCAATAA
- a CDS encoding AAA family ATPase, whose amino-acid sequence MPKWSKEALIGFVPVLFIFMAFIGLNVVPILIAAALVGALFMVLKMRGGIAVGAGNDRKRKKAAPAKLTFEEIGGQDNAKQELREALDFLNRHEEIKKFGIRPLKGILLTGPPGTGKTLMAKAAAHYTNSVFVAASGSEFVEMYVGVGAGRIRDLFKDARTRAAKENKQSAIIFIDEIDVIGGKREGGQQREYDQTLNQLLTEMDGIYSSESPKILVIAATNRKEMLDSALLRPGRFDRHIQVDLPDKKGRSHILNLHAGNKPLHPNVDLDKIAEEAYGFSGAQLESVMNEAAIYTMRENSEMIHHRHLSMAIDKVMMGERSDRESNLEEKKRVAIHELGHAIMAELVRPGSVKQVALSPRGKALGYVRHNPQQEQYLYTKSFLEEQIMIALAGAASEEIYYGGRSTGSSNDFEQSISIVETMMKSGLTSLGIVNMNMVTTEELMKENNTILEELMGRTKQLLLQHHQIFDHSLDILMREEILSGEQFRCQFRENTLQPA is encoded by the coding sequence ATGCCTAAATGGAGTAAGGAAGCGTTGATTGGCTTTGTTCCTGTATTGTTTATATTTATGGCATTTATCGGCTTGAACGTGGTGCCGATTCTGATCGCGGCTGCTTTGGTCGGGGCCCTGTTTATGGTCCTTAAGATGAGAGGCGGAATCGCAGTAGGGGCCGGCAACGATCGGAAACGGAAGAAAGCGGCGCCCGCGAAGCTGACCTTTGAAGAGATCGGCGGTCAGGACAATGCCAAGCAGGAACTCCGGGAAGCACTGGATTTTCTGAACCGGCATGAAGAGATCAAGAAGTTCGGCATTCGGCCGCTGAAGGGGATTTTGCTGACAGGCCCTCCGGGAACCGGGAAGACCTTGATGGCGAAGGCGGCGGCGCATTACACGAACTCGGTCTTTGTCGCTGCCTCAGGCAGTGAGTTTGTCGAAATGTATGTCGGTGTCGGTGCGGGACGGATTCGTGACTTGTTTAAGGATGCACGGACACGGGCAGCCAAAGAGAATAAGCAAAGCGCCATTATTTTTATAGACGAGATCGATGTCATTGGGGGAAAGCGTGAAGGCGGACAGCAGCGGGAGTATGACCAGACCTTGAACCAGCTGCTTACAGAAATGGACGGAATTTATTCCTCGGAGTCGCCGAAGATTCTCGTTATTGCAGCTACTAACCGCAAGGAAATGCTGGACAGCGCCTTGCTTCGCCCGGGACGCTTTGACCGTCATATTCAGGTAGACCTGCCTGACAAGAAGGGGCGTTCTCATATTCTGAATCTGCATGCCGGCAACAAGCCGCTGCACCCGAATGTGGATCTGGACAAAATTGCGGAAGAAGCCTATGGCTTCTCTGGTGCGCAGCTCGAAAGCGTCATGAACGAAGCCGCAATCTACACGATGCGTGAAAATAGTGAAATGATTCATCACCGCCATTTATCCATGGCGATTGACAAGGTAATGATGGGGGAACGCTCCGACCGGGAATCGAATCTCGAAGAGAAAAAGAGAGTAGCTATTCACGAGCTGGGTCATGCCATTATGGCAGAGCTCGTTCGTCCAGGCAGCGTAAAGCAGGTTGCTTTAAGCCCGCGGGGTAAGGCACTGGGCTATGTCCGGCACAATCCGCAGCAGGAGCAGTACTTGTACACGAAGTCTTTTTTGGAGGAACAGATTATGATTGCTCTCGCGGGAGCCGCCTCTGAAGAAATTTATTATGGGGGACGCAGCACGGGCTCTAGCAACGACTTCGAGCAATCCATTTCGATCGTAGAGACGATGATGAAGTCCGGCCTGACTTCGCTTGGCATCGTCAATATGAATATGGTTACGACCGAAGAGCTGATGAAAGAGAATAATACGATCCTGGAGGAGCTCATGGGCCGCACGAAGCAGCTGCTGCTACAGCATCATCAGATCTTTGATCACTCTCTGGACATTCTGATGAGAGAAGAGATTTTATCCGGCGAGCAATTCCGTTGTCAATTCCGTGAAAACACGCTTCAGCCAGCATAA
- a CDS encoding cell wall elongation regulator TseB-like domain-containing protein: MKTKTKRILFTLSAILLVLLFVQIYYNDVMSRSWEKERAAVQAARQYGGLGKVEKTYRSVWDENSNYWVASGLDTKGENIMVWVKFTKDGVPAGGDFVHAESLKDGMSEKQMSSLISSQFPEVSMLRLVPGMYENEYVWQLHFRDEGKTGYRFFRFADGEPIGEDIILPNP, from the coding sequence TTGAAAACCAAAACGAAACGTATCTTATTCACCTTATCTGCCATATTGCTTGTTCTGCTCTTTGTTCAAATCTACTACAATGATGTCATGTCCCGCTCCTGGGAGAAAGAGCGGGCAGCCGTTCAGGCTGCAAGGCAATATGGCGGACTTGGCAAGGTCGAGAAAACCTACCGCTCCGTGTGGGATGAGAACAGTAATTACTGGGTTGCTTCCGGGCTGGACACCAAGGGTGAGAACATTATGGTATGGGTGAAATTCACGAAGGACGGGGTGCCTGCAGGAGGGGACTTTGTGCATGCAGAGTCTTTGAAGGATGGCATGAGTGAGAAGCAGATGTCCTCCCTGATTTCCAGCCAGTTTCCGGAAGTCTCAATGCTGCGTCTCGTTCCCGGAATGTACGAGAATGAATATGTCTGGCAGCTTCATTTCCGTGATGAAGGCAAGACAGGCTACCGTTTCTTTCGATTCGCCGATGGTGAACCGATCGGAGAAGATATTATATTACCGAATCCATAA